In Helianthus annuus cultivar XRQ/B chromosome 8, HanXRQr2.0-SUNRISE, whole genome shotgun sequence, a single genomic region encodes these proteins:
- the LOC110869302 gene encoding LOW QUALITY PROTEIN: probable serine/threonine-protein kinase WNK4 (The sequence of the model RefSeq protein was modified relative to this genomic sequence to represent the inferred CDS: inserted 1 base in 1 codon; substituted 1 base at 1 genomic stop codon), whose amino-acid sequence MTCAREVICCGIADARVLLLILMESVDDDPDVVERCPKSRYIQYNELLGRGAWKTIYKGFDEVEGIEVAWSQVMLDDTMQKPEYLERIYTEVQLLKMLKHENIIKSYVSWVDDEKKRVNMITELFISGDLRQXREKHRNVDLKAIKNWARQILQGLVYLHGHEPPIIHRDLKCNNVFVNGNHGQVKIGDLGFATLMLRPTTKTLIGTPEFMAPELYEEEYNELVDIYSFGLCILELITCEYPYSECKNHEQIYKKVISGIKPGAVSKVKDLQAKELIEKCLVPASQRLPAKELLKDXILAPESIKDNPVEVDLSTYPMDIDDNNNMVLSGSSCVKSKTTSTCLPSLEFQRVGVVLGPSKRDIKIGQEGLSCKEEDGNDTYKRWADKI is encoded by the exons ATGACATGTGCACGGGAAGTAATCTGCTGCGGGATTGCAGATGCAAG GGTTCTTCTGTTGATACTAATGGAGTCTGTGGATGATGATCCTGATGTTGTAGAAAGATGCCCAAAAAGTCGTTACATTCAG TATAATGAGTTGCTGGGAAGAGGTGCATGGAAGACAAT ATACAAGGGGTTTGATGAAGTTGAAGGAATCGAAGTTGCATGGAGCCAAGTGATGTTAGATGATACTATGCAAAAACCTGAATATCTGGAGAGAATTTACACCGAGGTTCAGTTACTAAAGATGCTAAAACATGAGAACATAATCAAGTCATATGTTTCTTGGGTGGACGACGAGAAGAAAAGGGTTAACATGATTACTGAACTGTTTATCTCGGGGGATCTGAGGCA ATAGCGCGAGAAGCACAGGAATGTTGATTTGAAGGCTATCAAGAACTGGGCCAGACAGATCCTTCAAGGCTTGGTTTATCTGCATGGTCATGAGCCGCCTATTATTCATAGAGATTTGAAATGTAACAACGTATTTGTTAACGGAAACCATGGACAAGTGAAGATTGGCGATCTTGGATTTGCAACGTTAATGCTCCGCCCCACCACCAAAACTTTGATTG GAACCCCTGAATTCATGGCTCCGGAGCTTTACGAAGAGGAATACAATGAACTTGTTGACATTTATTCATTTGGTTTGTGTATATTGGAGCTGATAACTTGTGAATATCCATACAGCGAATGCAAAAATCATGAGCAAatatataaaaaagttatatct GGGATAAAACCCGGTGCTGTTTCAAAAGTCAAAGATCTACAAGCCAAGGAGTTGATAGAGAAGTGTTTGGTCCCGGCATCTCAAAGATTGCCCGCAAAAGAGCTTCTGAAAG CCATTCTCGCGCCAGAAAGTATAAAAGACAATCCGGTTGAAGTCGACTTGTCAACATATCCAATGGACATTGACGATAACAACAATATGGTTTTGTCGGGTAGCTCATGTGTGAAGAGCAAAACTACTAGCACCTGTTTACCTTCACTTGAATTTCAGCGTGTCGG TGTAGTTCTAGGACCTAGTAAGAGGGATATCAAGATTGGTCAAGAAGGGTTGAGTTGTAAAGAAGAAGATGGCAATGATACCTACAAAAGATGGGCTGACAAGATTTAG